From Zingiber officinale cultivar Zhangliang chromosome 5B, Zo_v1.1, whole genome shotgun sequence, the proteins below share one genomic window:
- the LOC121985690 gene encoding protein SHORT ROOT IN SALT MEDIUM 1-like isoform X2: protein MYPSKGNIPYGQQAYGSSQAYGHIAGSGYSGNTVGSSDADMNSYRAYSSQTAQYGGPYAAVYGSSAASNVQQVGVVSTKEAVSSSNLQATHAYSQKGDQFSSVKNPDYGVADRRHYGEHQGAFAGRDLQTDSSRRYLESVSLNSRHQVELHDRMDQASLRQQLLKAQQLQSGAEIRQDEYYTARTLPTHSQEISGYGARMDADPHGLSSFGAAYGGQTASILGGAPRRNVDDLVYGQGSLNAAYGVGLPPGRDYAAGKGILGTHESNYQPSVLARSHPALGVSMVDERNDDRHAYRRELELREEERRRELIWEREKEREREERERERERERERERERERERERDRERERERERERERERERLRERREKERERDRRRALEARRERTPPRPIRDHRGSSLIKDEKAVRRATPHREAVHRHHSPVKEKKREYICKVYPFCLVDVERDHLSLSKRYPRLVIAADFSKVIVNWPRETLNLSLHTPVSFQHSFLDVEDKSEEKGPVFLQDSSESKGVKTVWNSKVILMSGVSAEALNELCFGKDNDERPVHVNNILKFAIMKKDHSFLAIGGPSHMTSDGDMQVDDSSLIQTAIRHVKHLTHLDLHCCHHWNRFLEIHYDRVGKDGFFSHKEVTVLYVPNLSECLPSLDQWRVQWLTYKKEMAERERVSKEKKPAEKKESGQGGNFQSKMVNNNSAGTLKSEDNLVKDEAADVKSNDQSKVEVGESNKIPSEQKEKILSLADTERKDDVDGGQSKTSENLNGEGSVELSTETKKTTKRKIVKKVVKGKAVGKKAIIAGADSITKQEVMQDENTENKHGNSDQQSPATMTTTIVTKGTLDKSPLMEDKANSPEAQTDGKTKNESTIMDGTEVVKKEHDGGSSGHGTEVKIPGKKKIIRRVIKRKISTLKAKDAKANKNTEEIKEDVKADLEKKETAVEVNTPEKQTTEGSNIPNKDQLNEITMTNDKTKETKSVDSDVIPEKGSSKTVNGLENVKEKDSKKGGQEGKERKKDEKEMSRDGKHELHQKSIKEKEKGGSGEPPKHPGLIMKSHRSRGSKLRSVSLSLDGLLDYSDKDIEESSFELSLFAEAFNEMLQFGMGYQLLSFLEKLNKRCILKRNNRKRQRDEKLEKVSGKEKSPTKRPKTDDSPPVAKEDTSNKDDDEALNVVSESTKLVKEDVSDKMDPENKGIDSSSGGGDEAKVEDNAMDDDMIDEDEDPEEIIEEEEADDDSRSNGVQKDDNTGVRVETESEVDVKMDVDPVVMKESNTDKTGIDKAANDDEAATKDNKQNDDRTDSVKNEKVSVKTVEEASIVDGLLDKELLEAFSYFDKNRVGYIKAQDLRCILHNLGKFMSNRHVKELVQSAILESNSGRSHDRVFYNKLVKMELRDVQ, encoded by the exons GTTGGTGTAGTGAGCACTAAAGAAGCAGTTTCATCATCCAACTTACAAG CTACTCATGCATATTCCCAGAAAGGGGATCAGTTCTCTTCAGTAAAAAATCCTGATTATGGTGTAGCAGACAGGAGGCACTATGGTGAACATCAGGGTGCTTTTGCCGGCAGAGATTTGCAGACTGATTCATCAAGAAGATACCTTGAGTCTGTTTCTCTCAATAGTCGTCATCag GTTGAACTGCATGATCGAATGGACCAG GCTTCATTGCGACAACAATTGCTGAAAGCTCAGCAACTGCAATCGGGTGCAGAGATAAG ACAAGATGAATACTATACAGCAAGGACTCTTCCTACTCATTCACAAGAAATTAGCGGCTATGGTGCAAGGATGGATGCTGATCCCCATGGTCTATCTAGTTTTGGTGCTGCTTATGGTGGACAAACAGCTTCCATTTTAGGGGGAGCTCCCAGGAGAAATGTTGATGACCTTGTGTATGGCCAAGGATCGTTGAATGCTGCTTATGGGGTGGGGTTGCCACCTGGTCGAGATTATGCTGCAGGAAAGGGTATCCTGGGTACTCATGAGTCTAATTATCAACCTAGTGTTCTTGCACGTTCACATCCAGCCCTTGGAGTCTCCATGGTGGACGAAAGGAATGATGATAGGCATGCTTACCGCCGAGAGCTCGAGTTAAGGGAGGAAGAACGTCGTAGAGAATTGATTTGGGAGAGAGAAAAAGAACGTGAAAGAGAAGAGCGGGAACGTGAAAGAGAACGCGAAAGAGAACGTGAAAGGGAACGAGAAAGAGAACGCGAAAGGGACCGAGAAAGGGAACGCGAAAGGGAACGCGAAAGAGAACGTGAAAGGGAACGCCTTCGAGAGCGTCGTGAAAAGGAAAGGGAACGAGATCGCAGGCGTGCACTTGAAGCAAGGCGAGAACGAACACCACCAAGACCTATTAGAGATCATAGAGGTTCTTCTTTAATAAAGGATGAGAAGGCTGTTCGTCGAGCAACACCACATCGCGAGGCTGTGCATAG GCATCATTCACCTGttaaagaaaaaaagagagaatACATCTGCAAG GTTTATCCATTCTGCTTGGTGGATGTTGAAAGAGATCATTTGTCTTTGAGCAAGAGATATCCTAGGCTAGTGATAGCAGCAGATTTTTCGAAG GTTATTGTGAACTGGCCGAGGGAAACACTGAATCTTTCTCTTCATACTCCTGTTAG CTTTCAGCACAGTTTCTTGGATGTGGAAGATAAAAGTGAGGAGAAAGGGCCTGTTTTCTTGCAGGACTCCTCTGAATCCAAGGGTGTTAAAACTGTTTGGAACTCCAAG gttATCTTGATGAGTGGAGTCAGTGCTGAAGCTTTGAATGAGTTGTGTTTTGGTAAAGACAATGACGAGAGGCCAGTGCATGTTAACAACATCTTGAAGTTTGCTATTATGAAGAAAGATCATTCTTTTCTGGCAATTGGAGGTCCATCACATATGACTTCTGATGGGGATATGCAAGTTGATGATTCTTCCTTGATTCAGACAGCTATTAG ACATGTCAAACATTTAACTCATCTTGACCTACATTGCTGCCATCATTGGAATCGTTTCCTTGAG ATACACTATGATAGAGTTGGAAAGGATGGCTTTTTTAGCCACAAGGAAGTTACAGTGTTGTATGTGCCAAACTTGTCGGAATGCCTTCCATCATTGGATCAGTGGCGAGTGCAGTGGCTGACATACAAGAAGGAGATGGCTGAGAGGGAACGAGTTTCAAAGGAGAAG AAACCTGCAGAAAAGAAGGAATCTGGCCAAG GgggaaattttcaaagtaaaatggTGAACAATAACTCAGCTGGAACACTGAAATCTGAAGACAACTTGGTTAAGGATGAGGCTGCTGATGTGAAAAGTAATGACCAGTCCAAGGTTGAAGTTGGTGAATCCAATAAAATTCCATCTGAACAGAAAGAAAAAATACTTTCATTAGCTGATACAGAAAGAAAAGATGATGTTGACGGTGGACAAAGTAAAACCAGCGAGAATTTGAATGGTGAAGGTTCTGTTGAGCTGTCAACTGAGACTAAAAAAACAACCAAAAGGAAAATTGTTAAGAAGGTAGTGAAAGGAAAGGCTGTTGGTAAGAAAGCAATTATTGCTGGCGCTGACAGTATCACCAAGCAGGAAGTGATGCAAgatgaaaatacagaaaataaacatGGCAATTCTGATCAGCAGAGCCCTGCAACTATGACAACTACAATTGTCACAAAAGGTACTCTTGATAAGTCACCACTTATGGAAGATAAAGCTAATTCACCTGAAGCCCAAACTGATGGGAAAACTAAAAATGAGTCAACAATCATGGATGGAACAGAAGTAGTGAAGAAAGAACATGATGGGGGCTCCAGTGGACATGGTACAGAAGTTAAGATACCTGGAAAAAAGAAAATCATCAGAAGAGTGATTAAAAGAAAAATTTCCACGCTGAAAGCTAAGGATGCAAAAGCAAACAAAAACACTGAAGAAATTAAGGAAGATGTAAAAGCTGATTTGGAAAAGAAGGAAACAGCAGTTGAAGTGAATACTCCTGAAAAACAGACAACAGAGGGATCTAATATTCCTAACAAGGATCAGTTGAATGAAATAACAATGACAAATGATAAGACAAAGGAAACTAAATCAGTTGATAGTGATGTCATCCCAGAGAAAGGAAGCTCAAAGACTGTCAATGGTTTGGAAAATGTGAAAGAAAAAGACTCTAAGAAAGGTGGGcaagaaggaaaagagagaaaaaaagatGAAAAAGAGATGAGTAGAGATGGAAAGCATGAGCTGCACCAAAAGTCTatcaaagaaaaagagaaaggagGTTCTGGAGAACCTCCTAAGCATCCTGGGTTGATTATGAAATCCCATCGAAGCAGGGGATCCAAA CTTCGTTCTGTGTCCCTCTCATTGGATGGACTCCTAGATTATAGTGATAAAGACATAGAAGAATCATCATTTGAG CTTTCCCTGTTTGCTGAGGCCTTCAATGAAATGCTTCAGTTTGGGATGGGCTATCAGTTATTGTCCTTTCTTGAG AAATTGAATAAAAGATGTATATTGAAAAGAAATAATCGGAAAAGACAACGTGATGAAAAACTAGAGAAGGTTTCTGGAAAGGAGAAATCGCCTACCAAACGTCCAAAAACTGATGATAGCCCTCCTGTTGCAAAGGAGGATACGTCGAACAAAGACGATGATGAAGCTTTAAATGTTGTTAGTGAGTCTACAAAATTAGTAAAGGAAGATGTGTCTGACAAAATGGATCCTGAAAATAAGGGCATAGATAGTTCTTCAGGTGGAGGGGATGAAGCTAAAGTTGAAGACAACGCAATGGACGATGATATGATAGATGAGGATGAAGATCCAGAAGAAATTATAGAAGAGGAGGAAGCAGATGATGATTCTAGATCAAATGGAGTTCAAAAG GATGATAATACTGGTGTAAGAGTGGAAACTGAGTCGGAAGTtgatgttaagatggatgtagATCCTGTAGTTATGAAGGAAAGTAACACTGACAAAACTGGCATCGATAAGGCTGCAAATGACGATGAAGCAGCCACGAAGGATAATAAACAGAATGATGACAGGACGGATTCTGTAAAGAATGAGAAAGTTTCTGTAAAAACTGTCGAGGAAGCATCCATAGTGGATGGATTGTTGGATAAGGAGCTTTTGGAG GCGTTCAGTTATTTTGATAAAAACAGAGTGGGATACATCAAG GCTCAAGATTTAAGGTGCATTCTTCACAATTTAGGCAAATTCATGTCTAACAGGCATGTCAAG GAACTGGTGCAAAGTGCTATCCTGGAAAGTAATTCAGGGAGATCTCACGATCGTGTGTTTTACAATAAACTTGTGAAGATGGAACTTAGGGATGTACAGTAA
- the LOC121985691 gene encoding peroxisomal membrane protein 11-3-like yields MADRAVADPSQNPSSPPPATAAARPSKGGDRDFLLHLEVYLARRDGVDKLLKISRYAAKIALSAPSSPLPPALAPRLKSFESSVGLSRKAFRLGKFVQDLNALRAAAGGAALSPADRVLAAVAYGGEGLYYFVEQFVWLSKAGLIPSEYSRRLQKISAWAELIGYFGSVSLKAREVRKIQSSIQSRIDSAKPGEGDEELRKLRTKLLLKQLSIVQDLADGLMALGDVRDGKGFLLSNTLLTASAGLFSALISTHKNWTSC; encoded by the coding sequence ATGGCGGACCGCGCAGTCGCAGACCCGTCGCAGAATCCCTCCTCCCCTCCTCCGGCCACCGCGGCGGCGAGGCCATCGAAGGGCGGCGACCGCGACTTTCTCCTCCACCTCGAAGTTTATCTCGCCCGCCGCGACGGCGTCGACAAGCTCCTCAAGATCTCCCGCTACGCCGCCAAGATCGCCCTCTCCGCCCCCTCCTCCCCGCTCCCCCCGGCCCTCGCTCCCCGCCTCAAGTCATTCGAATCCAGCGTCGGTCTCAGCCGCAAGGCCTTCCGCCTCGGCAAGTTCGTCCAAGATCTCAACGCCCTCCGTGCCGCCGCAGGCGGCGCTGCCCTCTCCCCTGCCGATCGCGTCCTCGCCGCCGTCGCATACGGCGGCGAGGGCCTCTACTATTTCGTCGAGCAGTTCGTGTGGCTATCCAAGGCCGGTCTCATACCCTCCGAGTACTCCCGGCGGCTCCAAAAGATCAGCGCTTGGGCGGAACTTATCGGCTACTTTGGCAGCGTCTCCCTAAAGGCACGAGAAGTACGAAAGATCCAGTCTTCGATCCAATCGAGGATCGACAGCGCGAAACCTGGAGAGGGCGACGAGGAACTAAGGAAACTGAGAACGAAGCTACTGCTGAAGCAGCTCTCCATCGTTCAAGACCTCGCTGACGGACTGATGGCTCTCGGCGACGTCAGGGACGGAAAGGGCTTCCTCCTCTCAAACACTCTACTGACGGCTTCGGCAGGGCTCTTTTCAGCACTCATCAGCACTCACAAGaactggacttcttgctaa
- the LOC121985690 gene encoding protein SHORT ROOT IN SALT MEDIUM 1-like isoform X1 — translation MYPSKGNIPYGQQAYGSSQAYGHIAGSGYSGNTVGSSDADMNSYRAYSSQTAQYGGPYAAVYGSSAASNVQQVGVVSTKEAVSSSNLQGQSAYQSALAEPSKFPSGTLVSGLGITTDDYGSAATHAYSQKGDQFSSVKNPDYGVADRRHYGEHQGAFAGRDLQTDSSRRYLESVSLNSRHQVELHDRMDQASLRQQLLKAQQLQSGAEIRQDEYYTARTLPTHSQEISGYGARMDADPHGLSSFGAAYGGQTASILGGAPRRNVDDLVYGQGSLNAAYGVGLPPGRDYAAGKGILGTHESNYQPSVLARSHPALGVSMVDERNDDRHAYRRELELREEERRRELIWEREKEREREERERERERERERERERERERERDRERERERERERERERERLRERREKERERDRRRALEARRERTPPRPIRDHRGSSLIKDEKAVRRATPHREAVHRHHSPVKEKKREYICKVYPFCLVDVERDHLSLSKRYPRLVIAADFSKVIVNWPRETLNLSLHTPVSFQHSFLDVEDKSEEKGPVFLQDSSESKGVKTVWNSKVILMSGVSAEALNELCFGKDNDERPVHVNNILKFAIMKKDHSFLAIGGPSHMTSDGDMQVDDSSLIQTAIRHVKHLTHLDLHCCHHWNRFLEIHYDRVGKDGFFSHKEVTVLYVPNLSECLPSLDQWRVQWLTYKKEMAERERVSKEKKPAEKKESGQGGNFQSKMVNNNSAGTLKSEDNLVKDEAADVKSNDQSKVEVGESNKIPSEQKEKILSLADTERKDDVDGGQSKTSENLNGEGSVELSTETKKTTKRKIVKKVVKGKAVGKKAIIAGADSITKQEVMQDENTENKHGNSDQQSPATMTTTIVTKGTLDKSPLMEDKANSPEAQTDGKTKNESTIMDGTEVVKKEHDGGSSGHGTEVKIPGKKKIIRRVIKRKISTLKAKDAKANKNTEEIKEDVKADLEKKETAVEVNTPEKQTTEGSNIPNKDQLNEITMTNDKTKETKSVDSDVIPEKGSSKTVNGLENVKEKDSKKGGQEGKERKKDEKEMSRDGKHELHQKSIKEKEKGGSGEPPKHPGLIMKSHRSRGSKLRSVSLSLDGLLDYSDKDIEESSFELSLFAEAFNEMLQFGMGYQLLSFLEKLNKRCILKRNNRKRQRDEKLEKVSGKEKSPTKRPKTDDSPPVAKEDTSNKDDDEALNVVSESTKLVKEDVSDKMDPENKGIDSSSGGGDEAKVEDNAMDDDMIDEDEDPEEIIEEEEADDDSRSNGVQKDDNTGVRVETESEVDVKMDVDPVVMKESNTDKTGIDKAANDDEAATKDNKQNDDRTDSVKNEKVSVKTVEEASIVDGLLDKELLEAFSYFDKNRVGYIKAQDLRCILHNLGKFMSNRHVKELVQSAILESNSGRSHDRVFYNKLVKMELRDVQ, via the exons GTTGGTGTAGTGAGCACTAAAGAAGCAGTTTCATCATCCAACTTACAAGGTCAATCTGCTTATCAATCTGCCCTGGCAGAGCCATCCAAGTTCCCATCTGGAACTCTTGTATCAGGCTTGGGCATTACAACTGATGACTATGGTTCTGCAGCTACTCATGCATATTCCCAGAAAGGGGATCAGTTCTCTTCAGTAAAAAATCCTGATTATGGTGTAGCAGACAGGAGGCACTATGGTGAACATCAGGGTGCTTTTGCCGGCAGAGATTTGCAGACTGATTCATCAAGAAGATACCTTGAGTCTGTTTCTCTCAATAGTCGTCATCag GTTGAACTGCATGATCGAATGGACCAG GCTTCATTGCGACAACAATTGCTGAAAGCTCAGCAACTGCAATCGGGTGCAGAGATAAG ACAAGATGAATACTATACAGCAAGGACTCTTCCTACTCATTCACAAGAAATTAGCGGCTATGGTGCAAGGATGGATGCTGATCCCCATGGTCTATCTAGTTTTGGTGCTGCTTATGGTGGACAAACAGCTTCCATTTTAGGGGGAGCTCCCAGGAGAAATGTTGATGACCTTGTGTATGGCCAAGGATCGTTGAATGCTGCTTATGGGGTGGGGTTGCCACCTGGTCGAGATTATGCTGCAGGAAAGGGTATCCTGGGTACTCATGAGTCTAATTATCAACCTAGTGTTCTTGCACGTTCACATCCAGCCCTTGGAGTCTCCATGGTGGACGAAAGGAATGATGATAGGCATGCTTACCGCCGAGAGCTCGAGTTAAGGGAGGAAGAACGTCGTAGAGAATTGATTTGGGAGAGAGAAAAAGAACGTGAAAGAGAAGAGCGGGAACGTGAAAGAGAACGCGAAAGAGAACGTGAAAGGGAACGAGAAAGAGAACGCGAAAGGGACCGAGAAAGGGAACGCGAAAGGGAACGCGAAAGAGAACGTGAAAGGGAACGCCTTCGAGAGCGTCGTGAAAAGGAAAGGGAACGAGATCGCAGGCGTGCACTTGAAGCAAGGCGAGAACGAACACCACCAAGACCTATTAGAGATCATAGAGGTTCTTCTTTAATAAAGGATGAGAAGGCTGTTCGTCGAGCAACACCACATCGCGAGGCTGTGCATAG GCATCATTCACCTGttaaagaaaaaaagagagaatACATCTGCAAG GTTTATCCATTCTGCTTGGTGGATGTTGAAAGAGATCATTTGTCTTTGAGCAAGAGATATCCTAGGCTAGTGATAGCAGCAGATTTTTCGAAG GTTATTGTGAACTGGCCGAGGGAAACACTGAATCTTTCTCTTCATACTCCTGTTAG CTTTCAGCACAGTTTCTTGGATGTGGAAGATAAAAGTGAGGAGAAAGGGCCTGTTTTCTTGCAGGACTCCTCTGAATCCAAGGGTGTTAAAACTGTTTGGAACTCCAAG gttATCTTGATGAGTGGAGTCAGTGCTGAAGCTTTGAATGAGTTGTGTTTTGGTAAAGACAATGACGAGAGGCCAGTGCATGTTAACAACATCTTGAAGTTTGCTATTATGAAGAAAGATCATTCTTTTCTGGCAATTGGAGGTCCATCACATATGACTTCTGATGGGGATATGCAAGTTGATGATTCTTCCTTGATTCAGACAGCTATTAG ACATGTCAAACATTTAACTCATCTTGACCTACATTGCTGCCATCATTGGAATCGTTTCCTTGAG ATACACTATGATAGAGTTGGAAAGGATGGCTTTTTTAGCCACAAGGAAGTTACAGTGTTGTATGTGCCAAACTTGTCGGAATGCCTTCCATCATTGGATCAGTGGCGAGTGCAGTGGCTGACATACAAGAAGGAGATGGCTGAGAGGGAACGAGTTTCAAAGGAGAAG AAACCTGCAGAAAAGAAGGAATCTGGCCAAG GgggaaattttcaaagtaaaatggTGAACAATAACTCAGCTGGAACACTGAAATCTGAAGACAACTTGGTTAAGGATGAGGCTGCTGATGTGAAAAGTAATGACCAGTCCAAGGTTGAAGTTGGTGAATCCAATAAAATTCCATCTGAACAGAAAGAAAAAATACTTTCATTAGCTGATACAGAAAGAAAAGATGATGTTGACGGTGGACAAAGTAAAACCAGCGAGAATTTGAATGGTGAAGGTTCTGTTGAGCTGTCAACTGAGACTAAAAAAACAACCAAAAGGAAAATTGTTAAGAAGGTAGTGAAAGGAAAGGCTGTTGGTAAGAAAGCAATTATTGCTGGCGCTGACAGTATCACCAAGCAGGAAGTGATGCAAgatgaaaatacagaaaataaacatGGCAATTCTGATCAGCAGAGCCCTGCAACTATGACAACTACAATTGTCACAAAAGGTACTCTTGATAAGTCACCACTTATGGAAGATAAAGCTAATTCACCTGAAGCCCAAACTGATGGGAAAACTAAAAATGAGTCAACAATCATGGATGGAACAGAAGTAGTGAAGAAAGAACATGATGGGGGCTCCAGTGGACATGGTACAGAAGTTAAGATACCTGGAAAAAAGAAAATCATCAGAAGAGTGATTAAAAGAAAAATTTCCACGCTGAAAGCTAAGGATGCAAAAGCAAACAAAAACACTGAAGAAATTAAGGAAGATGTAAAAGCTGATTTGGAAAAGAAGGAAACAGCAGTTGAAGTGAATACTCCTGAAAAACAGACAACAGAGGGATCTAATATTCCTAACAAGGATCAGTTGAATGAAATAACAATGACAAATGATAAGACAAAGGAAACTAAATCAGTTGATAGTGATGTCATCCCAGAGAAAGGAAGCTCAAAGACTGTCAATGGTTTGGAAAATGTGAAAGAAAAAGACTCTAAGAAAGGTGGGcaagaaggaaaagagagaaaaaaagatGAAAAAGAGATGAGTAGAGATGGAAAGCATGAGCTGCACCAAAAGTCTatcaaagaaaaagagaaaggagGTTCTGGAGAACCTCCTAAGCATCCTGGGTTGATTATGAAATCCCATCGAAGCAGGGGATCCAAA CTTCGTTCTGTGTCCCTCTCATTGGATGGACTCCTAGATTATAGTGATAAAGACATAGAAGAATCATCATTTGAG CTTTCCCTGTTTGCTGAGGCCTTCAATGAAATGCTTCAGTTTGGGATGGGCTATCAGTTATTGTCCTTTCTTGAG AAATTGAATAAAAGATGTATATTGAAAAGAAATAATCGGAAAAGACAACGTGATGAAAAACTAGAGAAGGTTTCTGGAAAGGAGAAATCGCCTACCAAACGTCCAAAAACTGATGATAGCCCTCCTGTTGCAAAGGAGGATACGTCGAACAAAGACGATGATGAAGCTTTAAATGTTGTTAGTGAGTCTACAAAATTAGTAAAGGAAGATGTGTCTGACAAAATGGATCCTGAAAATAAGGGCATAGATAGTTCTTCAGGTGGAGGGGATGAAGCTAAAGTTGAAGACAACGCAATGGACGATGATATGATAGATGAGGATGAAGATCCAGAAGAAATTATAGAAGAGGAGGAAGCAGATGATGATTCTAGATCAAATGGAGTTCAAAAG GATGATAATACTGGTGTAAGAGTGGAAACTGAGTCGGAAGTtgatgttaagatggatgtagATCCTGTAGTTATGAAGGAAAGTAACACTGACAAAACTGGCATCGATAAGGCTGCAAATGACGATGAAGCAGCCACGAAGGATAATAAACAGAATGATGACAGGACGGATTCTGTAAAGAATGAGAAAGTTTCTGTAAAAACTGTCGAGGAAGCATCCATAGTGGATGGATTGTTGGATAAGGAGCTTTTGGAG GCGTTCAGTTATTTTGATAAAAACAGAGTGGGATACATCAAG GCTCAAGATTTAAGGTGCATTCTTCACAATTTAGGCAAATTCATGTCTAACAGGCATGTCAAG GAACTGGTGCAAAGTGCTATCCTGGAAAGTAATTCAGGGAGATCTCACGATCGTGTGTTTTACAATAAACTTGTGAAGATGGAACTTAGGGATGTACAGTAA
- the LOC121985692 gene encoding protein DOG1-like 4 — MEAFFDSWLTRLDNLRAELLHAVTHRTDLIPSAVDAFLIHYRDYRGAKARLADSDLLRALTHPWLTPFERTFLWIGGWKPSLAFRLLPGRCLLAPDQRAAVELLRQEVELAEHRISEDMAGAQEAMAGHAVLVAVRAGLLYANGSAWEAAVDEVSRALRATANAAEELRDATLRRMVEILTAAQTAEFLAAAAELRLRVRRWGLRRN, encoded by the coding sequence ATGGAGGCCTTCTTCGACTCATGGCTCACCCGCCTCGACAACCTCCGGGCCGAGCTCCTCCACGCCGTCACCCACCGGACCGACCTCATCCCCAGCGCCGTCGATGCCTTCCTCATCCATTACCGCGACTACCGCGGCGCCAAGGCCCGCCTCGCCGACTCCGACCTCCTCCGCGCCCTCACCCACCCGTGGCTCACCCCCTTCGAGCGCACCTTCCTCTGGATAGGCGGCTGGAAGCCCTCCCTTGCCTTCCGCCTCCTCCCCGGCCGCTGCCTCCTCGCGCCGGACCAGCGCGCAGCAGTCGAACTGCTCCGGCAGGAGGTGGAGCTGGCGGAGCACCGGATCTCGGAGGACATGGCTGGCGCGCAGGAAGCCATGGCCGGCCACGCGGTGCTCGTGGCCGTGAGAGCCGGACTCCTCTACGCCAACGGGAGCGCGTGGGAGGCGGCCGTGGACGAGGTGTCGCGGGCGCTGAGGGCGACCGCCAACGCGGCGGAGGAGCTACGGGACGCCACCCTGCGGCGAATGGTGGAGATCCTGACGGCAGCACAGACGGCGGAGTTCCTCGCCGCCGCGGCGGAGCTCAGGCTCCGAGTGCGGAGGTGGGGTTTGCGACGCAACTAA